The following proteins come from a genomic window of Montipora capricornis isolate CH-2021 chromosome 9, ASM3666992v2, whole genome shotgun sequence:
- the LOC138016241 gene encoding uncharacterized protein — protein sequence MSFIVFSSGFFSLVLSSFVEIAFPQEFNTLHHSDFQQQIFLKEDHYYLNVPRVGTLVVYDIFKCAFKCISNPSCFSLNLAASKDPDGKIWCELLSSDKHRIPENYSRNSSTHHLFIKNECSSFPCQNRGKCVPNYKWRTFKCYCTDGFKGDYCEIAVQKSCKDFYDKHRSNVSIIVTLDLGTQLLPILCHMGDLGCGDGGWTPVIKINGNKTTFHYDSDLWSNNETFNVAGGMTGFDSQETKLPTYWKTRFSTICLGMKIGHQIRFIKINKTANSLMSLIADRQYRGTSLGRRTWKELIGSEASLQDHCNKEGFNVIGSSFQWSRARIGILANNENACSNCDSRIGFGTGGHHDNSSTCGNEASLGADKGDKHIKAMGFILVQ from the exons ATGTCATTTATCGTATTTTCATCTGGGTTCTTCTCCCTCGTCTTgtcttcatttgttgaaataGCCTTTCCACAAG AGTTCAACACTTTACACCACTCGGACTTCCAACAACAGATCTTTCTAAAAGAAGACCACTATTACTTAAATGTGCCCAGAGTTGGAACACTTGTGGTGTATGATATCTTTAAATGTGCCTTTAAATGCATCAGCAATCCATCATGTTTTTCTCTGAACTTGGCTGCCTCCAAGGACCCTGATGGCAAGATCTGGTGCGAATTGCTTTCATCCGATAAGCACAGAATCCCTGAGAATTACAGTAGGAATAGTAGCACGCATCACTTATTTATCAAG AATGAGTGTTCATCCTTTCCGTGCCAAAACAGGGGAAAATGTGTCCCCAATTACAAATGGCGAACGTTTAAATGCTACTGTACAGACGGCTTCAAAGGAGACTATTGCGAAATAG CTGTTCAAAAGTCGTGCAAAGATTTTTATGATAAACACAG GTCAAACGTGAGCATCATTGTAACCCTGGACCTGGGAACGCAGCTACTTCCCATTTTGTGTCATATGGGGGATTTGGGATGTGGAGATGGTGGATGGACGCCGGTCATAAAGATCAACGGAAACAAG ACCACATTTCATTACGATTCCGACTTGTGGAGTAACAATGAGACTTTTAATGTCGCTGGAGGAATGACTGGGTTCGACtcacaagaaacaaagttgCCGACCTATTGGAAAACGCGATTTAGCACGATCTGTCTTGGAATGAAGATCGGTCATCAAATCAGatttattaaaataaacaagacTGCGAATTCGTTGATGTCACTGATCGCTGACAGGCAATATCGTGGCACCTCTCTCGGTCGTCGTACGTGGAAGGAGCTTATTGGATCAGAGGCATCTTTGCAAGATCACTGTAACAAGGAAGGTTTCAATGTGATAGGATCCTCTTTTCAATGGTCAAGAGCAAGAATTGGGATCCTTGCTAACAATGAAAACGCCTGTAGTAATTGTGACTCCAGAATCGGGTTCGGCACAGGAGGTCATCATGATAATTCTAGCACGTGTGGTAACGAAGCTTCACTTGGTGCTGATAAGGGTGACAAACATATTAAGGCCATGGGATTTATTTTGGTTCAGTAA